The Novosphingobium sp. CECT 9465 genome has a window encoding:
- a CDS encoding tyrosine-type recombinase/integrase, producing the protein MAKTALTRRQSTPPAGADDVVGEVRALAIDKAAVDPQVIAAAARAWSPNTIRAFLSDMKLWDAWCRRTRVRAGEATAETVAAYVRALSGQDHDEATRATPQRAAATIARYLVNIGWAYRMAGLDDPTAAPLVQLEHKAARKLLGTRQTQARGIRYKGDVSDLDAPASGVSLAVLLKATRRDLLGARDRALLQVNYDTGCRRSELAAMRIEHIDGPDVDGAGVVEIGRSKTDQEGQGALAYLSPATMRAIAEWCDKAGIARGALFRRVETWFDGSIRGVGEEALNPGTITLIYKRLIRQAFDKKLLGAMSEAELERWVAAVSSHSIRVGVAQDNFAAGESLPAIMQAYRWRDPKTVMRYGAKLAAKSGASARLAKRFGGE; encoded by the coding sequence ATGGCGAAAACGGCCCTCACCCGCAGGCAAAGCACGCCGCCCGCCGGCGCCGACGACGTCGTGGGCGAGGTCCGCGCGCTGGCTATCGACAAGGCGGCGGTCGATCCGCAGGTCATCGCGGCCGCGGCGCGGGCCTGGTCGCCGAACACGATCCGCGCGTTCCTTTCCGACATGAAGCTCTGGGATGCTTGGTGCCGGCGCACCCGAGTGCGGGCAGGGGAGGCGACCGCCGAGACCGTCGCGGCCTATGTCCGCGCGCTGTCGGGTCAGGATCATGATGAGGCGACGCGGGCGACGCCGCAGAGGGCGGCCGCGACGATCGCGCGCTATCTCGTCAATATCGGCTGGGCCTATCGCATGGCGGGGCTGGACGATCCGACCGCAGCCCCGCTCGTGCAGCTCGAGCACAAGGCGGCGCGCAAGCTTCTCGGCACCCGCCAGACGCAGGCGCGGGGTATCCGCTACAAGGGCGATGTCAGCGATCTCGACGCGCCGGCGAGCGGCGTGAGCCTCGCGGTCCTCCTCAAGGCCACGCGCCGCGATCTCCTGGGCGCGCGCGATCGCGCGCTACTGCAGGTCAACTATGATACCGGCTGCCGGCGCTCCGAACTCGCGGCGATGCGTATCGAGCATATCGACGGGCCCGACGTCGACGGGGCAGGGGTGGTCGAGATCGGCCGCAGCAAGACCGATCAGGAAGGGCAGGGGGCTCTCGCCTATCTCTCGCCCGCGACCATGCGCGCGATCGCTGAATGGTGCGACAAGGCCGGGATTGCGCGCGGGGCCCTGTTCCGGCGCGTCGAAACCTGGTTCGATGGCTCGATCCGCGGTGTGGGAGAGGAGGCGCTCAACCCCGGCACGATCACGCTCATCTACAAGCGGTTGATCCGCCAGGCATTCGACAAGAAACTGCTGGGGGCGATGAGCGAGGCCGAGCTCGAGCGCTGGGTCGCGGCCGTGTCGAGCCATTCGATCCGGGTTGGCGTGGCGCAAGACAATTTTGCGGCAGGAGAGAGCCTGCCCGCCATCATGCAGGCCTATCGCTGGCGCGATCCCAAGACGGTCATGCGCTATGGCGCGAAGCTGGCGGCCAAGAGCGGAGCGAGTGCGCGTCTCGCGAAGCGTTTCGGCGGTGAATGA